Below is a genomic region from Bacteroidota bacterium.
AAGATGCTGTAATGGCTCAGGATATAATTAAGTCGGTTAAAAAGCATATGGATAAGAATGATTTTAAAGAACTGATGACGGTTGAAGAAAACGGAAAAGACGTAGTTTTTAAAATTAGGGAGGAAGGAAAAAAAGTTTCTGAGCTTATAATGTTAGTTAACGAAGGTGATGAAGTTGTATTTATGAGTATTGTTGGAAACATTGATTTGAAAAAGATATCCAAGTTGTCGAAAAAAATGAACATTTCAGGTGTGGAAAATCTTGAGAGTATTGATGATGAAAAGTAACAGAGAATATACTTAAAGTATAACTTTAATAACGTTGAGATGAAAAAATATATAAGCATACTGGTAATTATAGCAGCTACACTATTCTCGTGCAGTAAGGAAATGAGTCTTCAGAAATACTTTGTGACAAAATCGGCCGAAGAAGGATTTATGTCGGTAAATGTACCTTCGAGCATGTTGCAATTAAAAGAAGGACAGGATAATGAAGAAAATATGGAAGCCTTAAAGAGTTTCAGAAGATTAAATGTTCTTATTTATAAAAAGGATGAAAATACCACTGTTAATCAGGAAAAAGAAGTTGCTACAATAGAAAGGATTTTATCGGCAGGTGATTTTAAGGAACTTATGTCGATGAATTACAAAGGTCATTCCGGAGTATTGAGCTATACAGGTGATGATAACCAAATTAAAGAAGTTATAGGTTTCGGTGAAGGAGAAGAAGGCTTTATATTACTTAGGTTAACAGGAGATAAGATGACAGTGAAGCAATTGGCTAAACTTGCATCAGCTATCGATTTTGACAAGAGTAATCTGGAGGATTTGAAAAAT
It encodes:
- a CDS encoding DUF4252 domain-containing protein — its product is MKKYISILVIIAATLFSCSKEMSLQKYFVTKSAEEGFMSVNVPSSMLQLKEGQDNEENMEALKSFRRLNVLIYKKDENTTVNQEKEVATIERILSAGDFKELMSMNYKGHSGVLSYTGDDNQIKEVIGFGEGEEGFILLRLTGDKMTVKQLAKLASAIDFDKSNLEDLKNLDL
- a CDS encoding DUF4252 domain-containing protein, with amino-acid sequence MRNIVYIVAIMSMPLLGLAQNSVEIFNKYKGKEDITTVSVSKYMFSLFSDVETDDPDSQEFLDLVQTLEGMKILTTEDAVMAQDIIKSVKKHMDKNDFKELMTVEENGKDVVFKIREEGKKVSELIMLVNEGDEVVFMSIVGNIDLKKISKLSKKMNISGVENLESIDDEK